The following are encoded together in the Acidicapsa ligni genome:
- a CDS encoding type II secretion system F family protein: MAEFVIKLADERGRVQEQTHSAASAEELRQRFAHAGYHVFSVRSRGGLGRKKKAKLEPFLIFNQQFLTLVRAGLPIHGSLEMLAKNQRNPYFAGQLLNVTERVKTGESLSSAFEAQGGFPAMYTTTLLAGERSGNLQEVLERFVSFQRISLTFRKKVTASLIYPCVLITIVIALFIFLITFVVPSFATLYDQMGSHLPAITIALLNFGKQAQHNGIYGLLVVAALGYGASRYARTPKGRDIVDGFRIGLPIFGKIWIKYQVALFGRTLSTLLTGGLPLVPSLETAARSISSNRIAKAVFSSVVSVREGQTLANSLQATKVFPGVAIEMITVGEQTGALPQMLNSVAEFFEEDVETALTASMALIEPAILLVMGVFVVIILIALYLPIFSLGQVQQFQQ, from the coding sequence ATGGCAGAGTTTGTCATCAAGCTGGCGGATGAACGTGGTCGAGTGCAGGAGCAGACCCATTCTGCTGCGTCTGCCGAAGAGCTGCGCCAGCGCTTCGCGCACGCTGGCTACCACGTGTTTTCGGTGCGCTCGCGGGGCGGCCTCGGGCGCAAGAAAAAAGCCAAGCTGGAGCCGTTTCTCATCTTTAACCAGCAGTTTTTAACGCTGGTCCGCGCCGGATTGCCGATTCATGGTTCGCTGGAGATGCTGGCCAAGAACCAGCGCAATCCTTATTTTGCCGGGCAGCTTTTGAACGTGACCGAGCGCGTCAAAACCGGCGAATCGCTTTCATCCGCATTCGAGGCGCAGGGTGGGTTCCCGGCAATGTATACGACGACGCTGCTGGCGGGCGAACGCTCCGGCAATCTGCAGGAAGTGCTCGAACGGTTTGTCAGCTTCCAGCGCATCTCACTGACCTTTCGCAAGAAGGTGACGGCTTCGCTGATCTATCCGTGCGTGCTGATCACCATCGTGATCGCGCTGTTCATCTTTCTCATTACGTTTGTGGTGCCGAGCTTTGCCACGCTGTACGACCAGATGGGTTCGCACCTGCCTGCTATCACGATTGCGCTGCTGAACTTTGGCAAACAGGCGCAGCACAATGGAATTTATGGCCTGCTTGTCGTAGCGGCGCTCGGTTACGGAGCCTCTCGTTACGCCCGGACGCCCAAGGGTCGCGACATCGTCGATGGCTTCCGCATCGGGCTGCCTATCTTTGGCAAGATCTGGATCAAGTACCAGGTAGCTCTCTTTGGGCGTACCCTTTCGACACTGCTGACGGGCGGCTTGCCGCTGGTGCCATCGCTCGAAACAGCTGCACGATCCATCTCTTCCAATCGCATTGCGAAGGCCGTTTTTTCGTCGGTGGTTTCCGTGCGCGAAGGGCAAACGCTGGCGAATTCGCTCCAGGCAACCAAGGTTTTTCCCGGGGTCGCGATTGAGATGATCACCGTGGGCGAGCAGACAGGCGCACTGCCGCAGATGCTGAATTCCGTTGCAGAGTTTTTTGAAGAGGACGTAGAGACCGCACTGACCGCGTCCATGGCGCTGATTGAGCCTGCGATTCTGCTGGTGATGGGCGTTTTTGTTGTGATCATCCTGATCGCGCTCTATCTCCCAATCTTTTCACTTGGACAGGTACAGCAGTTCCAGCAGTAG
- a CDS encoding riboflavin synthase yields MFTGIIEQTGTIVSLINLDGVQRITVAAPGIAGQLREGDSLAVSGVCLTALEINPEFFYADLAAETLEKTSLSSLAPGSLVNLELPTAAGSPLGGHIVQGHVDGTGSLVSLEPVVPRSSPQFNLEATDWWLTVRVPENVRAFMVEKGSVTIEGISLTIARSTIPAGGETISLAILPLTYWRTNLHSLAVGATINVEADVLLKFAEMRAKTAEKPEFDITEPWLVANGY; encoded by the coding sequence ATGTTTACAGGGATTATTGAACAAACCGGAACAATAGTTAGCCTTATCAATCTCGACGGAGTACAGCGAATTACGGTGGCAGCACCGGGTATTGCCGGGCAGTTGCGAGAGGGCGATTCGCTGGCGGTTTCAGGCGTTTGCCTCACCGCGCTGGAAATCAACCCCGAGTTCTTCTACGCCGATCTCGCCGCTGAGACCCTGGAAAAAACATCTCTCAGCTCACTCGCCCCCGGTTCCCTGGTGAACCTGGAACTGCCGACAGCAGCGGGCAGTCCGCTCGGCGGCCACATCGTGCAGGGCCACGTGGACGGGACTGGATCGCTGGTCTCCCTGGAACCGGTTGTGCCCAGGTCGTCTCCACAGTTCAACCTGGAGGCGACGGACTGGTGGCTCACGGTGCGAGTCCCGGAGAACGTGCGCGCATTCATGGTTGAGAAGGGCTCCGTAACGATCGAGGGCATCAGCCTGACCATCGCTCGTTCGACGATTCCTGCGGGCGGCGAGACGATCAGCCTGGCGATTCTGCCTCTGACTTACTGGCGAACAAATCTACATTCCCTCGCTGTAGGCGCAACGATCAACGTTGAGGCCGATGTGCTGCTGAAATTCGCGGAAATGCGGGCTAAAACCGCCGAAAAGCCGGAGTTTGACATTACGGAACCGTGGCTTGTTGCCAACGGGTATTGA
- the ribD gene encoding bifunctional diaminohydroxyphosphoribosylaminopyrimidine deaminase/5-amino-6-(5-phosphoribosylamino)uracil reductase RibD, whose amino-acid sequence MSLATIDEKWMKRALELAQRGIGLCSPNPVVGCVILDRNGELAGEGWHEYDLRDHAEIAALKIAGDRARSGTAYVTLEPCNHSGRTGPCSQALLVAGVTRVVAATKDPNPLVAGQGLQTLINAGVAVEVGVCQAEAQRLNEGFARWIQPSATKRPLVLMKVAMTLDGRIAPPPGIHVKREPFWITCDASRAAVQPLRWIADAVLTGVDTVIADNPLMTDRSGNRRRRPLLRVVLDSALRIPLDSQLVTTAHEDVLVFTVSSDAARIQALVERGVRVEILKPEASTLAPGRVPLGKVLSKLGEENILTLLTETGTRLNTALLAAGLVDRLKIFCSPQILGSDAVPAFRGLPLPILLDPVEMERHGNDYSISALLRDPWMSGTR is encoded by the coding sequence GTGAGCCTGGCTACAATAGACGAAAAATGGATGAAACGAGCCCTGGAACTGGCGCAGCGGGGCATAGGTCTCTGCTCACCCAACCCGGTTGTGGGTTGCGTAATTTTAGACAGGAACGGCGAACTCGCGGGCGAAGGCTGGCACGAGTACGATCTGCGCGATCACGCTGAAATAGCAGCACTTAAAATAGCTGGCGACAGAGCCCGCAGCGGTACGGCTTATGTCACCCTTGAGCCGTGCAACCACTCCGGGCGTACCGGCCCCTGCTCCCAGGCACTCTTGGTTGCGGGAGTAACAAGGGTCGTCGCAGCCACCAAAGATCCGAATCCCCTGGTAGCTGGGCAGGGCCTGCAAACCCTTATAAACGCTGGAGTTGCTGTCGAGGTAGGCGTGTGCCAGGCGGAGGCGCAACGACTGAACGAGGGCTTTGCACGCTGGATTCAGCCTTCCGCCACCAAGCGTCCCCTGGTATTGATGAAAGTCGCCATGACGCTGGACGGCCGCATCGCCCCGCCGCCCGGAATCCATGTAAAACGTGAGCCTTTCTGGATCACCTGCGATGCATCGAGGGCGGCCGTACAGCCTTTGCGCTGGATAGCCGATGCCGTTCTAACCGGCGTGGATACGGTTATCGCCGATAACCCGTTGATGACCGACCGCAGCGGCAATCGTCGTCGCCGGCCGCTGCTTCGCGTCGTACTGGATTCAGCACTGCGCATTCCGCTCGATTCGCAGTTGGTGACAACGGCGCATGAGGACGTTCTGGTCTTTACGGTGAGCTCAGATGCAGCCCGAATTCAGGCACTTGTAGAGCGCGGCGTGCGTGTGGAGATTCTCAAGCCCGAGGCCAGCACTCTCGCTCCGGGAAGAGTTCCGCTGGGGAAAGTGCTGTCGAAACTGGGCGAAGAAAACATTCTGACGTTGCTGACGGAAACCGGCACCCGGCTCAATACCGCGCTGCTCGCCGCTGGACTCGTGGATCGCCTGAAAATCTTCTGTTCGCCGCAAATTCTCGGCTCCGATGCAGTTCCGGCTTTTCGCGGCCTGCCGCTGCCAATCCTGCTCGACCCTGTGGAAATGGAACGTCATGGCAACGACTACAGTATCTCCGCACTCCTGCGCGATCCGTGGATGTCAGGCACGCGGTAA
- the ftsY gene encoding signal recognition particle-docking protein FtsY, giving the protein MFSKFFGGKKDEPISILQTVEETKPVPGSVEETPDPVVEEPAGSSFFSRMKQAVTRTRESLSSRLEGVLALTRTVDESTLEDLEAALLTSDLGLPTTTAILDQLRDRARRQDINGGEELRQLLKEQIRAILEAPRKPVVEPNAPPKVIFMVGVNGTGKTTTTGKLASWYRARGKSVLLCAADTFRAAAIEQLEVWSHRSGVEMIRTKQGGDPAAVLYDSISAAKARSIDILVVDTAGRLHTKGGLMDELEKMRRTAARLIPEAPHEVLLVMDATTGQNGLQQARLFTQAAGVTGIVLTKLDGTAKGGIAVAIARELNLPVRFVGVGEQINDLLEFDPAVFVDSLLNS; this is encoded by the coding sequence ATGTTCTCAAAGTTTTTTGGCGGCAAAAAAGACGAGCCGATTTCGATTCTTCAGACAGTTGAAGAGACAAAGCCCGTTCCGGGATCAGTCGAGGAAACGCCTGACCCCGTAGTTGAAGAACCCGCAGGCTCCAGCTTCTTCAGCCGGATGAAGCAGGCCGTGACCCGCACCCGCGAGTCGCTCTCCTCGCGCCTTGAAGGCGTACTGGCCCTTACGCGCACGGTAGACGAAAGCACGCTCGAAGACCTCGAAGCCGCCCTGCTCACCAGCGACCTGGGCCTGCCGACCACCACTGCCATCCTGGATCAGCTACGCGATCGAGCCCGCCGCCAGGATATCAACGGCGGTGAAGAACTACGCCAGCTTCTCAAAGAACAGATCCGCGCTATCCTCGAAGCCCCGCGAAAGCCTGTTGTCGAACCGAACGCTCCGCCCAAAGTCATTTTCATGGTCGGCGTGAACGGCACGGGCAAAACCACGACCACCGGCAAGCTCGCCTCCTGGTATCGTGCCCGAGGTAAATCCGTTCTCCTCTGCGCAGCGGATACTTTTCGCGCCGCCGCCATCGAGCAGCTCGAAGTCTGGTCGCATCGCTCCGGCGTCGAAATGATCCGCACCAAGCAGGGGGGCGACCCGGCAGCCGTACTTTACGATTCCATCTCGGCCGCTAAAGCGCGCAGCATCGACATCCTGGTAGTCGACACTGCGGGACGCCTCCATACCAAGGGCGGTCTCATGGACGAGCTTGAAAAGATGCGCCGCACCGCTGCCCGCCTCATTCCTGAGGCACCGCATGAAGTTCTCCTGGTGATGGACGCGACTACCGGGCAGAATGGCCTGCAGCAGGCGCGTCTCTTCACCCAGGCTGCCGGAGTTACCGGCATCGTTCTCACCAAACTTGACGGTACTGCAAAAGGTGGAATCGCCGTCGCCATCGCCCGCGAACTCAACCTGCCGGTGCGGTTCGTAGGTGTCGGCGAGCAAATTAACGATCTTCTTGAATTCGATCCAGCAGTTTTCGTCGATTCCTTATTAAATTCCTAA
- a CDS encoding DUF1003 domain-containing protein: protein MPCNPEELKHVPLFELLDDEELAVLATQVDFVNFAARQRIFKIGDPSRHAYIVMSGSVRVTTVDEDKQEVVIDEPTHGGLFGFASMLDETSHQAGAMALTETVCLELDRNDITTLLQSKPMAGLDMLTVLGRQLHASQRLVQLRANRNANELIEEEATFGERIADTVARFGGSWTFIIWFGIVLVAYAGMNLILKGRAWDPYPFILLNLFLSMLASIQAPVIMMSQNRQDTKDRLRSELDFDVNRRAESEIQMLSQKLNLLTDKIGDVEDLLRDKDSAGKAGTYLQT, encoded by the coding sequence ATGCCCTGCAATCCAGAAGAGTTGAAACACGTCCCGTTGTTCGAACTGCTTGACGATGAAGAACTGGCCGTCCTGGCCACGCAGGTCGATTTCGTGAACTTTGCTGCACGGCAGCGCATCTTCAAGATTGGCGATCCATCCAGGCATGCTTACATCGTGATGTCCGGCAGCGTTCGCGTCACCACCGTCGATGAAGACAAGCAGGAGGTCGTAATCGACGAGCCCACACATGGCGGCCTCTTCGGTTTTGCTTCCATGCTCGACGAGACATCGCACCAGGCCGGTGCCATGGCCCTGACAGAAACCGTATGCCTCGAACTTGACCGGAACGACATCACCACGCTTCTGCAAAGCAAACCGATGGCCGGCCTCGACATGCTCACCGTACTGGGACGCCAGCTCCACGCATCGCAGCGCCTCGTCCAGCTTCGCGCCAACCGCAATGCCAACGAACTCATCGAAGAAGAAGCCACCTTTGGCGAACGCATCGCCGACACCGTAGCCCGCTTCGGCGGCTCCTGGACATTTATCATCTGGTTCGGCATCGTCCTCGTGGCTTACGCGGGAATGAACCTGATACTCAAAGGCCGGGCGTGGGATCCTTATCCCTTTATTTTGCTCAACCTCTTCCTATCCATGCTTGCTTCGATTCAGGCCCCGGTGATCATGATGAGCCAGAACCGCCAGGACACTAAGGACCGCCTTCGCAGCGAGTTGGACTTCGATGTAAACCGCCGCGCCGAATCTGAAATTCAAATGCTCTCGCAAAAGCTCAATCTCCTCACGGACAAGATCGGCGATGTAGAAGACCTGCTCCGCGATAAAGACAGTGCGGGCAAAGCTGGCACCTATCTTCAAACCTAA